CTacttattttccatttaattaacTTTTCTTATATTGTTTCGTTCATATCTTAGGCTCCCTTGATGAGTAgcttttcacaatttttttaagagatgttcctagttttttttatttaacttaacACGAAAAGGTTTTGgtcagaaaaaagaaaaaagttcaaTAGGTgaagatataaaaaattatacattttggCCAATTTCCGCTGTAGCTCAAGAGATAAGATACTTTTAACAATGTTATGCAACTTCCTTTCagaatatataaaattagtCTTATTGTAAAGGTATTATTAACATATCATATAGCATTTTCTTACCaggaaaaaaaaactaacaaaaaacTTGTGTCTTTTTTAGCCACTTCCAAATACCTTACATAATTTTCTTAAGCTATTCTTTTTAAACTGATTCCTATGTTAAATTAGCTGGTGCCAATAGTCATTCATTTATTTCTGCAGTTctttgaaagaaattgaaaggCTCACATGTGCTGAGGTCGCATCAAAGAAGCTCCTAGAGATGGGGTTCAAGTATAAGTATGGCCTAGAAGAAATGTACGACGATGCAATTCGATGCTGCAAGGAGAAGGGTTTTCTTTAGGGCATTATCCATGGCACTCAGTTCTTCTTGAAATATGAATAGGATCTGCATTGTTGCTGCAAAGTGCAAACTAAGAATAGTTGATCTCTTTGGGTTATGTCTTTTATCTTTgtgaaagtaaaaaaataaaagaaatgctttaataaatagataaaaatgtATGTACAAATTTTTGTATGGAAGTTCTCTTTGAATATAGTTTTCACAGAATAATGTAAGATTTTTGTCATTCATagatcaaataaaacttgtccCTGCCAAAAGTGGAAGGAGTTAGGAGGGAATGCCGTTTGCCTAAGAGACAGGCAGCTTCACCTCTATTCTACTGGTTTGGACTAGAATGGTTCAGTAACTAGGGCCACAAATTCCTTTTTGTTCCAGTGCAACTTCCATGTGTTTTTGAACTTATACTTTTAGCATAACAAAATAGGGAAAAGGCTTGAAGATGATAGAATTTCTCTCAGGCAAGCTTGTAATGGCAAATCTTCCAACTAATATTGGTCCATCTAATGGATACACAGCTAGCTGTACCATACCAAGATATAATTTGATTATCCATCAATATTGCCTAAAGAGTGACCCAAGTGGCACGTTTTCTCCATTCTTAGTTTTGCTCATATTAAGAACCTGGGAGATGCAATGGCAACTGTTAACGTGGACTTCTTATTTTCCCTCCTTTCCCATTGGAAGAATCTCAACAAGGAATTTTAACTCAAATATGACAGAAATTTCATATGCCCTTAAGGATTTTAAACTCTGATACCTCATAGATAAGCAAATTTTCCACTTCTAGCTGATTGCATTTTCTAGAAAGTTTCCATTAATCTTGTTAGCTATAATTATGACATTAAAATTGGCTACTCTAAGATACAAAAGCTTTAATTGAACATACATACGTTCCAGACATTTCAACCTTAATAAGTCAGTGAACACAAAAACAATGAAGccttattcatatatatgttccaGAAATCTTGACCTCAATAAACTGGCAaacataaaaacaacaaagatggTCAATTGTTACATAGAGGATCCGTTATTTTAAACCACAAACACACGAATAATAAGGTAGACTTACTTTATGGCATCAGGTTGTCTTTCTGGCAAAGATGCTTGGAATTCTGGTAAAGCCTTGCATGATTCGAATATCTTACTTAAAGTGGGGAACTTGGACTGcagaaattaatttaagtcatAAAATAATTGCATATCAGGAAAAGCAAAGAATATTAATGATTATAATTAGAAGCcagacataaataaaataaagtaaaattctAAAAGCCAAGGACTGAAGTAAGATCAAGGATTCTCAAGGACATCCTATGCACATGTTCAAATCCTTTATGGGATTAACGCAATTTGTTACTTATcaacatatacacacaaacatatagAAGACTATCTGAAGCAAGAGAATTGGAGTATACCATGTCTATGTCGAACCTTCCAGTGGCAACAGCAATTTGTGGGGCTAAAAATACATCAGCCTGCAAATGAACCTTCAGTTAGTCTGGTTGTAAGGTCCTTCATGGTTATACACGCCTTAAATATGCCACTGCAAAAATTACACTCCTTAAATATGTCCTTGTCACTAATAATGAAGCACATGGAAAATATATATTGCCATGGAAAAAAGTAGTATCATATCAAGTGTTCCAGGTCTTGTACGGATCATTTGTTCTTCATCTGTCACTGCAAAAATTATGCTGTAACTGCAAAAATTACTCAAACAGCATAATTTTTGCTACTGGACCATCCCCAAAAGATTTTGGTGGAGACCATAATTTTGCTGCTTTGCATGATGCCAGGATATAATGCCTATTGCAGTAGATCCTCAGTGGAATGTTTCATATTACCACATCAAGTCAGACAACAAACTTAACAACATTGAGAGGGTATAATATTGGAGTCAAAAGTTCAGCAAGCAGTTAGCACCATATAGAGTTCTTCTCCCGTAGCATATTTTGCAGCAGAATCTTTTAGCAACTTCTCCAGAGctgtaaaaaaatcaaacctcttATAGTGTTATGAATGAGAACATGTTTAACAGCTTAACATGGAAGACATAATACGATGaattatttagtttttcatCACAAAATTCAGAGGCCTTTAATACAGGAACATGTCAGGGGCTATTTGAAAATGCTGAGGCTTTTTGGTGTTCATTTTCGGTTTTAGTCTGCATTCCACTCAAGGTGTGTCCATTTGAGTTAGAAAAAGTAGAAACTGAACATGTTGTTTGATTTTACTGTCAGTTGTTAaaaaattggaaagaaaaaCTGGAAATGGTGTTGATTTTCCTAATCTATgctcaatttaaaaaaaaaatgatagaattagatttttttttattttcttagacatacaaaaattcatcaaaattctCTTTGTCTAGGAAAAGCCCACTTACTTCTTCATCCATTATCATTgcatgtatatgtgtatatatagacaGATCGAGATCTGGGTTCAGAAATAGAGGGAGAGAGCCCACTTCTTTGTCACTTTGTGTGTGTGCTTgagtgtgtgtgcgtgtgtatagagagagagagagagagagggagataacCATATACCCCGGAATCTGCACTCAGCAGGTCAGCTACCCCATTtcttctgtgtgtgtgtgtgtatagagagagagagagagaaggggggggggggggggggagagaaactgatgcaagtgatgatgatgatggtggtgacTGAAAAATAGTGTTCAGTTTgtttgtgttgatggtggaaaGTGAAAATGGAATTGGTtttcatgtgtgtgtgtgtgttagaaTTTCCATTCCGTTCCATAATTTTGGCAAGGATTTCATTCACTTGGAAAAGGCAACACTATGTCAAACGGTGTTGCCAAATTTTCCATTCCGTTTTCAATTCTGGAATGAAATGGAAATCAAACAGCCCTTAGCTTTTTGGTGCCATCTAGATATAGAATGTCTCAAAGGATAAGGCCATTCCAAATTTGTTCATGAAAacaatagaaataaataatagaagACATATAAGTCTGCTTTCAAATAGGAGTTGTATCTGTATAACTGGGAGCAGAATGTTATCAATATCTCCACCTATGGTAAAGCAAATGCAAAAGTGATAAGGAAACACaagattatattaaaaaacatgTTTAGTGCAAAACACCATAGAAGTGCGAGAACCAAAAACCTTTAGGGAAAGACATGAAAATTTATTTGCAAACAAATGTCTATAAACATAATATAGAATGTTAGGATTTCCCATTTTAGGCAGGCCAGAGTTTAAAATTGAAGGacataaaagaaatgagattacAAAAGTACAGAAATTCATTACCATCAAAACCTTTCTCTATATTATACTGAGCCCAAGATAATCGCTCTGCAGGACCAATTTTTTCCTCAATTAGCTTCTGCAGGAAATGAAGATATGAGAGGTTTCTCTTAAATGTATGACCAGCATTATACATGCAATACATACATACCAAAATCGACAACATATGAAGAGGCTGTATACTCGAATTAACAACACTTGCAGCCTGCCGAAGACATGATTCTGAATCAGAGTCAAAAACTAACTCATCCTACATCAcggaaaaatatatacatgttcCTATCTCTTTTGTGATTCAGCCTACCAACTCCACCCTTTAAGATTGATCCACGGAGGATGGAACCATTATGTAAATTGCAAACTTTTATCTTGATGATTCCAATGGTTCCAACTCCATGAATCCCACAATAAATGCTTTCAAGCACCATAAGGACACAACTGTAACTCCTGAGCCCCTTCTACTGTAATTAGCTATGTTCTGAGTGTTTATTTCATTCTTGCTATTGAGTAGTTTAGCCTAAAGGAGCTCATTAATAAGTATACCTACAGTCAAAAAAGGAACTCATAACCTTGGCGCCAACTTCAAAACAAACTGAAAGTCAAATCCTTGAGTTTGACAGAACCAAATGTTCTACGCGCCTATGGTCCAAAAAGGACATCATAACCTGTGTTCCAAATTCTATAACAAACTCAAAGTAAAATTCCTAAGTTTCAGAGAACCAAATGTTTTTGTAACATGCTGACTTCAAATCTAACCTGAATATTGAGAGCTTTTAGTCGTTGATCAGCAGGCAACAGAGCATTCTGAGGatatttctcttccaaatacTGACAAGCAGCAATCATGTGCACTCAAATCAATAGAACTCAGTATCAAAGCAAAGGCCAAGCTGAACAAGTTCATAAAATCAACAATATAATACAGTTAACCAACCATCAATATGGCAAGCGAATCTGAGACGACCACATCGCCATCAACTAGTACTGGAATTAAATGCAGAggatttaatttctcaaattctgcACGGCATTAGTTGTAAAACGGTACCCGTCACATTCTGGACTAGTGAtgtttaatgcaagtttttaaAAAACTGCATGCTGTATTGGCACTAGGATTTCGGGAAGGAAAAGACCAATGAAATGAAAGACAAAAgccatatttatttatagatacaCCAGTGATAAGAGAACTGGACTAGAACAGCCAGTTCAACAGGGACCCGTCAATGAACAGTCCAATTCAAAGCAAAAAACTGCCTAGTTGAACAGGCACCTTTAATggtttctcttttatttttaaatgttaagaaaTAACAACCATTTGAAAGATCTTAAAGGAATTTATGTCTACTCTAATGTGTAATTTGGTTATTGTTGATGTATGATCAATTTGTTGTACTTATTGATTTGTAATTTAGATATTTGATCTTGATTTGATCTTATTTCAATCATAAACTTGCATTAACATTGCTGTATGGATTTTTTTCTAATTGTAGTATAATGTtactcaataattttttaaagtctattatagtattttgtgataaaatttatcatttttatgtcTAAGTTCTAGTTGTTatgtatttattaataaaaaagaatccAGTTCAACCCCGATTTGAACCCTTGGATCTCTAACATTTCTGATTCGATGCTGGGATCCAACATATTGGGttataaaagaaataagtaTCTGTACAAACAAGCCATCCCTTTTGGTTTTACTATCCATAGAAATACTTGCATTACAAGTACTTTCCTTTTTATTCCATCCCAGTTTCGAAACACAACATGATGAATTAGTGGTGAATTTCTCCTTCCATCAGGTCAAGGTTTTCAACCAAGTAATAACTCCTATCACCTGGAGAAAATTGCTCGCCTTTCGCTAGATTGACTGATTTGTACTCGTAAGGAAGCCCTGGCAATCCGATTCCAAGAAATTCAAGACAAAGTTAGTGTACGGTAACGGTAACCGATGCAAACAATTCTGAATTCGACAAGAGAAAACCAACCTTTGAGGTTTAAAGCAAAGCGAACGCGCCACGAGCACGAGCTCTGCCAGAAAGAGTACAAGACGATCTTCGAAGCTGGTGGCGGCATTGATGATTCTTGACGAGGGCTTTCCTGCAAAACCGACACTGGATGGTCAGTTGTTCCAATCTGAAACCCTAACTTTGtattgagagagagggagagagagtgtgtgcgcgcgcgcgcgggtaCTGTACGGCGGAGGACATGACGACGGTTTTTTGGTATTGGCGGTGATCGGAAGGAAGCAAAGCTGCAGTTCGAAGTgggtgaataaataaatgaatattcaGGACAGGGACAACCATGAGAAAAACACGTGGCTGTAGCAAGTTTTACTAGCTTTTAGGTCATTTTCACGGCCACTTTTTGGTTTCCGAATTATTTTaccatttaaaattgaaaatgacttAGACACGTAGACATAAGTTTTAGGGCATCAGAAATGacttattacacatttttttttttctatcattgAATTTATTCAATTCCTAGTTGGATTGAGTAGTTCAATCGTAAATAGAATTGACTTATCTTAAGTTTGTAGAAGACCATTTCTTGGGTTTAGTTAGGCTCGAGTAGAATATCGAGGTAAGGGCAGTCTAGTTAACGAATCGAAGGCAAACATGAACCAAGTAAGATATAAATGTGTCAACTAAGCTAAATCTTGAATATCATAAGACGTTCCCCActtaatttaatgtaattgaAAGTGAGGACATAGAAATAATGTTATCCCCCTAAGTTATGAGGTTGAATTTGGCCTTCAAATGTCAATGTCAAAGCTAAAGAAAGCCTTTAACTACCAAGGTCAAATGTGGCCTTCAAATGTCAAGATTGAGGTCAAAGGCCTTTAATTATGTTCGTGTGGTTACTAAAGTAGCACCTaggagagagaaatttaagGTAATGAGGTTATGGTGTTAAAATGAAATCAGTTGACCTTTGAGACACTTGGGTTATACATGAAACCTGGAATGTTGAAATTGAACTACCAGGTTAGATGTGATTGATATTGGTTATACGTGGGTAATATAGAGGATTGAGGCATTGAGGTTACCTTAATAGATTCTTAAAAAAGAATGTGGAGATGTTGAGGTATGCTCACATAAGCACATAGAAAAAATATGGTTTGTCGAGGTTTACTCCTCAAGACttgtgaaaaatatatgtttcaTCGAAGTTTACCTCACCTAAGCCTTAAAAGAAAATGCAGAGATGTTGAGGTTTGTTAACTTGAGCACATAGAAAAATTATGGTTCATCGAGGTTTACTCGTTACGACTTGATGAAAATATATGTTCATCAAAACTCACTATCAGGACTTAAAAAAATATGCTTTCTTGAGGTTTAAGACACTTAGGATTTGTAAAAAAAAGTTGAGGACCCAAAGCTATGTGGCGAAGGCAACCGAGGTTTAACACATTTGACCCTTGTGTGAAAAATTCAAAGTTATTAAGGTTTGGTACACTTGGGGTTTGAAAGTTTTGAGACCCCAAGTTTGTTACACTCgaattttgaaagttttaaGACATCAAGGTTTGCTACACTTGTGCCTtcttaaataattcaatattatCAAGGTATGTTATACTCGAGCTTTGAAAGTTGTGAGACACTAATGTTTTTAACACTCACGCTtccttaaaaaattcaaaatttgcgAAGAAGTTATTGAGGTATGTTACACTCAGGCTTTGAAAGTTCTAAGACATCAAGGTGTGTTACACTTGTGCCTTCTTAAAGAagtcaaaattgtcaaaaagtTGTCAAGGTTTATTATACTCAAGCTTTGAAAGTTTTGAGGTGCTAAGATGTGTTACACTTGTGCTTCCTTAAAGAATTCAAAATTTCCAAGACATTGTTGAGGTTTGTTATACTCAAACTTTGAAAGTTTTGAGACGTTGAGGTTTGTTATACTTGTGCCTCCTTaaagaattcaaaattattGAGGTCGAGGATGGCTAATAAATTCCAAAACCAAAGGCAACTTAAAACCCAacctcaaaataaatttatcttaaaattaagtttgaatttatttccttaaactcccaaatattcaaaaataatttggtgTGTTACACACTTGGCcaattaaatatttcttaaaattaaagccaaatttatatcctcaaatctctaaatattctaaaatattttgggGGTGTTACAACTGcgatattttatctattaaaattttcataaaatcgtGGAATAAACATGTTCCTTGGTTGGACTACTCaccaaagaaaataatattggCACACAGAAAGCCATTGGCCCTTATCAGCAGTTTTGGAGGTTTGTATCTCTAGTGACTACGTACTTCGATTATTAGTTAGCTTCACCTTTTGTTAGCAAAGTAGTCTAACATGAGGTTGCAGTTGCAGTATGATTGTAGTATGGGAATCAATTCAATGTCTAACTTTTGTTTCTAATCAACGAAAATCCTCAAATTCCCACAAACAAGGTCTATTAATGATgcaaaaaattgattattaacaTATTTGTTCGGAAAGTACAATAGTTGGCTCCCACAAGTAAAAACTTTGGGTTAATGAACTTATAAAACAAGGATTGCCCATAACCATGTCAAGAAAGTCACTACAATACCCAAGTGAAACATGGAGCAATAGTAAAGATAAAACATGTATgctagagattataattgagaatgCTTACTTGGGAAGAAAGATCCTCCTTTATTTATAGTAGATTAGAGATAATCCTTTACTTATAATTAATCACATTGTTAGATAGTGATTAAAAATAGTTATCCTAGACAAATACAAAGATATTAGACTTATCTTTGAGGACTAACTTCCTAAGATTTAGGAGAAAAGGTTTATGCAAGTTTATCGAGATTAAGATTATTCTAGACTTTAAGAAATAATCCCAAACCATGATTGAGATTGTTGCTTAAGTTTAAGGGAGAATCCTAGTTGGATTGAGTAGCTTAATATCGAGCAAAATTAGTTTACCCTTGGGTATGTGGAAAACCCATTTCTTGGGTCGAGTCGGGCCTAAATAGAATATTGACGGTGAGAGTGACTAAGTTAATCGAACTGAGGCTGAGTGTGACACAAGTAAGACGTATGCATATTAACTCAGCTAAATATCATATATCATCGCTGACAATAAGTATTTGTAATGTCTTCACCACATGATCACATGAATCTCTTTCAGTTTGAAGGCGACAAAAATTTACAAGAAAAGACAGTGAATAAGAATGTTTTAGACAACAATAAGTGAGGACTAGTTCTATTATTTgtaggtagtatttgttaactaagatatgtGGTAGCAAAGGTAAGATATGAGAAGCATTTTAgacttttgttctttttaacgtgtttgttaaacttatttgaccATCCCTGAAAAAGCCATCATGTGACtccttattttacttttttaacataaatttatctGTCCTCcttcttaagaaaaatttatctgatattttacaaataagcATAAATTACGCACATGCCCTTTATAAAAACGCTCACCCATTTCTCACTATTCATCTTATTTCCTGAAAGttactgttcatcttcttcatcccatcgTCCGCCCGACCACCAATCTTCCTtgcctttcatcttcttctttgccaTTGAATCGTTTGGCCACCATTGGTCTCCATTTCCCATTCGTTTTATAGTTTGGCGACTACTGATCTTCTCGTTCATATATCCGCTGGTATTTCTTCGATCTTCCTTTGATCTCTTTGGCTTCACCAATCTTTCTGtgattttctctttcttcgATCCTCATTCATCcgttggtctttttttttttaattttttttatgttttggccgtttttaattatttaagtagaattattgtaattccaccaataattatttctattttttaaatctatttttgaacatgaatttagaaataaaatattatttttaatttttattttttgacaattcaaatttatcataaaacactattttaatcataaatttgttggTGATGTTAAcatacaattttgaatgaattttgtattagggatattttgttaaaaaaaactcttatctcattgcttatcatatgtatttaacaaatatatgaaaaaatatataattctcaatatattttaaaaaatttaacaaacaatatgATAGAAATCTGTAAAtacttctcaaacttattttaatcattttatatcttgatccgaaaaatattttaatctcatGTTGATGCTCCTTTATCTTactaattttaacaaatgttaccTAAGAAAGAATTGTGTTTCTCTGGACAAGTAAGAGTTGATGGGCCCTATGTTATGTAATTTGCTTGAACTGAGAATTTGGCTAATTGTATGATtaattgtagttttatttgtgtgtaggcttttttttttttttttggtaagagGAAAAAAAGTGTTCATGAGCATATCACACTTGGAGAACTAAAAAGAGTGTTCATGAGCATATCACACTTGGAGAACTCTATCTCCCAATCGGTCCCAAACTCAAATAAAAGGGAGAACTCTATTAGGTAGGATATTGAgagtgcattttttt
This window of the Diospyros lotus cultivar Yz01 chromosome 5, ASM1463336v1, whole genome shotgun sequence genome carries:
- the LOC127802534 gene encoding glutathione S-transferase 2-like isoform X4, with protein sequence MVVPVLNIHLFIHPLRTAALLPSDHRQYQKTVVMSSAESPRQESSMPPPASKIVLYSFWQSSCSWRVRFALNLKGLPYEYKSVNLAKGEQFSPEFEKLNPLHLIPVLVDGDVVVSDSLAILMYLEEKYPQNALLPADQRLKALNIQAASVVNSSIQPLHMLSILKLIEEKIGPAERLSWAQYNIEKGFDALEKLLKDSAAKYATGEELYMADVFLAPQIAVATGRFDIDMSKFPTLSKIFESCKALPEFQASLPERQPDAIK
- the LOC127802534 gene encoding glutathione S-transferase zeta class-like isoform X2, which codes for MVVPVLNIHLFIHPLRTAALLPSDHRQYQKTVVMSSAESPRQESSMPPPASKIVLYSFWQSSCSWRVRFALNLKGLPYEYKSVNLAKGEQFSPEFEKLNPLHLIPVLVDGDVVVSDSLAILMYLEEKYPQNALLPADQRLKALNIQKLIEEKIGPAERLSWAQYNIEKGFDALEKLLKDSAAKYATGEELYMADVFLAPQIAVATGRFDIDMSKFPTLSKIFESCKALPEFQASLPERQPDAIKVRGSLFLFGPGVRACHEEYNTYRRLAPLKRVVNWAN
- the LOC127802534 gene encoding glutathione S-transferase 2-like isoform X3; the protein is MVVPVLNIHLFIHPLRTAALLPSDHRQYQKTVVMSSAESPRQESSMPPPASKIVLYSFWQSSCSWRVRFALNLKGLPYEYKSVNLAKGEQFSPEFEKLNPLHLIPVLVDGDVVVSDSLAILMYLEEKYPQNALLPADQRLKALNIQAASVVNSSIQPLHMLSILKLIEEKIGPAERLSWAQYNIEKGFDALEKLLKDSAAKYATGEELYMADVFLAPQIAVATGRFDIDMSKFPTLSKIFESCKALPEFQASLPERQPDAINLLRSRFLEHIYE
- the LOC127802534 gene encoding glutathione S-transferase zeta class-like isoform X1, whose amino-acid sequence is MVVPVLNIHLFIHPLRTAALLPSDHRQYQKTVVMSSAESPRQESSMPPPASKIVLYSFWQSSCSWRVRFALNLKGLPYEYKSVNLAKGEQFSPEFEKLNPLHLIPVLVDGDVVVSDSLAILMYLEEKYPQNALLPADQRLKALNIQAASVVNSSIQPLHMLSILKLIEEKIGPAERLSWAQYNIEKGFDALEKLLKDSAAKYATGEELYMADVFLAPQIAVATGRFDIDMSKFPTLSKIFESCKALPEFQASLPERQPDAIKVRGSLFLFGPGVRACHEEYNTYRRLAPLKRVVNWAN